In Bacillus sp. SB49, a single window of DNA contains:
- the bshA gene encoding N-acetyl-alpha-D-glucosaminyl L-malate synthase BshA yields the protein MAKIGITCYPTVGGSGVIATELGKLLAEEGHEIHFVASQVPFRLNRVYPNIYYHEVEVSNYPVFQHPPYDLALAAKMADVINREELDILHVHYAMPHAICAILAKQMCQRDVKIITTLHGTDITVLGIDSALKQMIKFGIEASDRVTAVSHSLVEQTKEMIQTDRNIDVIYNFVDEREYHRKDNFGLREQYGIKEDESVLIHISNFRKVKRVQDVIHTFAEVAAERPAKLLLVGDGPEYSDCHQLVREYELEEQVLFLGKQDNVSDLLSISDLKLLLSEKESFGLVLLEAMACGVPCIGTNVGGIPEVITHGEAGYVTELGNIEQIAHFANRILEDRELHRSMSKEAKRLAQEKFATKTILRQYENLYEQVLKDE from the coding sequence ATGGCTAAAATAGGAATCACATGTTATCCCACGGTTGGTGGCTCGGGGGTAATTGCGACAGAGTTAGGTAAACTTCTGGCAGAAGAAGGCCATGAAATCCATTTTGTCGCATCTCAGGTCCCCTTCCGGCTGAACAGGGTGTATCCCAATATTTACTACCACGAGGTGGAGGTCAGTAATTATCCCGTTTTTCAACATCCACCCTATGATTTAGCGCTGGCTGCCAAAATGGCCGATGTTATAAACAGGGAAGAATTGGATATCCTTCACGTTCATTATGCCATGCCGCATGCCATTTGTGCTATTTTAGCCAAACAAATGTGTCAACGGGATGTTAAGATTATTACCACGCTGCATGGAACGGATATTACGGTACTCGGTATTGATTCCGCTTTAAAACAGATGATTAAATTTGGTATTGAAGCGTCCGATCGAGTAACAGCCGTCTCCCACAGCCTTGTGGAGCAAACGAAAGAAATGATTCAGACAGACCGTAATATCGACGTCATCTATAACTTCGTAGATGAACGGGAATATCATAGAAAAGACAATTTCGGCTTGAGAGAACAGTATGGGATTAAAGAAGATGAGTCCGTTCTCATTCACATCTCAAACTTTAGAAAAGTCAAACGTGTACAGGATGTCATACACACCTTTGCTGAAGTGGCAGCGGAACGTCCGGCTAAACTGCTTCTTGTAGGGGACGGTCCCGAGTATTCCGACTGTCACCAGCTCGTCAGAGAGTATGAATTGGAAGAACAGGTCCTTTTCCTTGGAAAACAGGATAACGTCAGTGACCTGCTTTCCATTTCCGACCTTAAATTGCTCCTGTCAGAAAAAGAAAGTTTCGGGCTTGTTCTTTTGGAAGCGATGGCGTGCGGGGTACCTTGCATCGGTACCAATGTCGGGGGTATACCGGAAGTGATCACCCATGGTGAAGCCGGCTATGTGACGGAACTTGGAAATATCGAGCAGATCGCGCACTTCGCCAACAGAATTCTGGAAGACCGCGAGCTTCATCGATCCATGTCAAAGGAAGCAAAGCGGCTGGCTCAAGAGAAGTTTGCAACGAAAACGATACTTAGACAGTACGAAAACCTCTATGAACAGGTGTTGAAGGATGAGTAG
- a CDS encoding CCA tRNA nucleotidyltransferase, with protein sequence MSRNSIFREAFEVLAEIEAAGGEAYVVGGAVRDYLSGRPVGDIDIASSEPPERIQEIFDKVIPVGVEHGTVIVRYRSESYEVTTYRKEATYSDFRHPDEVTFVRSISDDLARRDFTINAMAMDRHGTIIDPFNGREAVDAKRIEAVGDPVQRFREDPLRMMRAARFHSQLLYTLDKKTEDALKKEASMLRHISIERIAEEMRKLYAGEGYKESLQLLERTSLKQELPILHGMELSTIIPSGRLVSWGELAAFLCLRSSECTPATFVKQWKLSNRIRREADQLTEAFCTYQEQNAIRPWLVYRLPFELFPSFSRLAAAEGTAQEQKVLSDLHALYEELPIKTLKEAAFQAEDLIAMFPDKKRGPWIADKMKAMEYEIVTGKLKNEYDAIKEWAVSWNPPVND encoded by the coding sequence ATGAGTAGGAATTCTATTTTCCGTGAGGCATTCGAGGTTTTGGCTGAAATAGAAGCGGCTGGAGGAGAAGCCTATGTCGTTGGAGGCGCAGTCAGGGACTATTTGAGTGGTCGTCCTGTAGGGGACATCGATATAGCATCATCAGAACCACCGGAACGGATTCAGGAGATTTTCGACAAAGTGATACCGGTCGGCGTCGAACACGGAACGGTCATCGTCCGCTACCGATCTGAATCTTATGAGGTGACAACGTACCGTAAAGAAGCAACCTATTCCGATTTTCGGCATCCGGATGAAGTGACGTTCGTGCGCTCCATTTCCGACGATCTTGCCCGCAGGGATTTCACAATTAATGCTATGGCAATGGATCGACATGGAACAATAATAGATCCATTCAACGGGAGAGAAGCTGTAGACGCTAAACGGATTGAGGCTGTTGGAGATCCTGTCCAGCGTTTTCGGGAGGACCCTTTACGGATGATGAGGGCTGCCCGTTTTCACAGTCAGCTTTTGTATACGCTCGATAAGAAAACAGAGGATGCATTGAAGAAAGAAGCATCGATGCTCCGTCACATATCCATTGAGCGAATTGCGGAAGAAATGAGAAAGCTGTACGCCGGAGAAGGTTATAAAGAATCGTTGCAGCTGTTGGAGCGTACCAGCCTTAAGCAGGAGCTTCCAATCCTTCATGGTATGGAACTTTCTACTATTATCCCTTCAGGCAGGCTTGTCAGCTGGGGGGAATTGGCGGCATTTCTATGTTTGAGGTCTTCAGAATGCACACCGGCAACATTCGTCAAACAGTGGAAACTCTCTAACCGGATCCGCCGGGAAGCAGACCAATTGACGGAGGCTTTTTGCACTTATCAGGAGCAGAACGCCATCCGCCCCTGGCTCGTGTACCGTCTTCCTTTCGAGTTGTTTCCATCTTTCAGTAGACTGGCAGCGGCAGAGGGGACGGCACAGGAGCAAAAGGTATTATCCGATCTCCATGCTCTTTATGAAGAACTCCCAATTAAAACGCTGAAGGAAGCAGCTTTTCAAGCGGAAGATCTAATTGCAATGTTCCCGGACAAAAAAAGAGGGCCGTGGATTGCAGATAAGATGAAAGCGATGGAGTACGAGATTGTTACAGGTAAATTGAAAAATGAATACGACGCGATAAAGGAGTGGGCTGTGTCATGGAATCCACCCGTAAACGACTGA